Proteins from a single region of Thunnus albacares chromosome 14, fThuAlb1.1, whole genome shotgun sequence:
- the LOC122997185 gene encoding exportin-5 — MADQVAAVCDQLIKAVNVMMDAETSQIYRLEALKFCEEFKETSSFCLPCGLQLADKAQPAIVRHFGLQILEHVVKFRWNNMQQQEKVQLKDCAMQLLSNGTHSILEEESHIKDALSRIIVEMIKREWPQHWPDMLKEMEALTSQGEAQTELVMLILLRLAEDVITFQTLPAQRRRDIQQTLTQNMDNIFSFMMAILHLNVEDYRKLKGSPGHELQTRAHCRVAVTTLNTLAGYIDWVSLVHITSGNCHLLEMLCLLLSEPELQLEAAECLLIAIRRKGKLEDRKPFMLLFDDVAIHYILSAAQSADGLAICKKSSDAQAVEVVERRYSFLKRLCQVLCALGNQLCSLVGSDVEVEVPANLSKYMEAILAFTTHSSQFLKSSTLATWGALFRHETLSKEAVVVEMAVKYLRASMTNLVKTGFPSKNDNPSCEYSRVDFDSDEDFYSFFNSFRAQQGEVVRTACRIVPLEAFQIAAEWLQYQIASPIDTGDTTSKTAEGLCSFLSPSVVQWDAMTIFMECMVAQIFRSLGEEKLPIDQSMELLQAVLNYETKDPLILSCVLTNVSALFPFVIHRQHFLPQVLYKLFKAITFDVGHENKAPRTRAVKNVRRHACSSIIKICRDYPQFILPCFDMFYNHVKKLFSNDATLTHMEKCSLMEALVLISNQFKDFAKQKAFLDELMASVVADWTSEEMRHVLWDPVAFLSFVGADQVVTEQSKDTDTAGFNRGRLSFCLYAMLGVVKRARWPADLEEAKAGGFVVGYTPAGTPIYRNPCTAHFLLLLPNLLALIRTHNSLFLPENRARLSETFSRAHEVMDAEKNVILGLSQHLLDIHDTPLYRSNLERMQGFFTTLNDNCFHVLGNAGLSLQQEFYTIERLAEEIAASAFVSLDHVPDHRLRPMIRVFLRQLVLSCPQEYYDSLLCPLLSPLFAYMLQSLNMKWQVINQRTSVNDEEEVVCHDSQVTQEMLEEQLVRLLTREVLDLLTVSCISRKVPEPAANKEEIDEEDMMMDSVQTASTAQPTEELTELGKCLMKHETIYMNLLTLSFTSLSWKDTTNCHRTASMVCWTLLRQVVGGNLLPEAVTWFYTSVLRGLQVHGQHEVCKSTLSQLAMLIYENLRPRYIELRAVMTQIPNINVEALDQYDHRLMDPNAQNVGDKKRKDQFKKLIAGTIGTALCQQFRKEVHIRNLPSLFKKPKPDKDVQKSEALGLAALFSPENNTL; from the exons ATGGCTGACCAGGTGGCCGCCGTGTGTGATCAGCTTATCAAAGCTGTGAATGTGATGATGGATGCAGAAACAAGCCAAATTTACCGACTGGAGGCCCTAAAG ttttgTGAGGAGTTTAAAGAGACAAGCTCCTTCTGTCTCCCATGTGGCTTACAATTAGCCGACAAAGCTCAGCCAGCTATAGTGAGACACTTTGGTTTGCAAATCCTGGAACACGTCGTCAA gtTCCGATGGAACAATAtgcaacaacaagaaaaagtccAGTTAAAGGACTGTGCCATGCAGCTGTTATCAAAC GGTACTCATTCTATCCTGGAGGAGGAGAGTCACATTAAAGATGCCCTTTCACGAATCATAGTGGAAATGATAAAGCGAGAATGGCCTCAACATTGGCCGGATATGCTGAAAGAGATGGAGGCTCTCACAAGCCAAGGG GAGGCACAGACAGAGCTGGTGATGCTGATCCTGTTGAGGCTGGCGGAGGATGTGATCACCTTCCAGACGTTGCCCGCACAGCGCCGCAGAGACATCCAGCAGACGCTCACCCAAAACATGGACAACATCTTCAGCTTCATGATGGCCATTCTGCATCTTAATGTTGAAGACTACCGTAAACTG AAAGGGTCACCAGGACACGAATTGCAG ACTAGAGCTCACTGTCGAGTCGCCGTGACTACGCTGAACACACTAGCGGGCTACATAGACTGGGTGTCACTGGTGCACATAACTTCTGGAAACTGTCATCTGCTGGAGATGCTGTGTCTGCTGCTCAGTGAGCCggagctgcagctggaagcAGCAGAGTGTCTGCTCATCGCCATCAGACGGAAG GGTAAGCTGGAGGATAGGAAGCCATTCATGCTGCTGTTTGATGATGTGGCCATCCACTACATCCTTTCTGCAGCCCA GTCAGCAGATGGACTAGCGATATGCAAGAAATCCTCTGATGCACA AGCAGTGGAGGTGGTGGAGCGACGTTACAGCTTCCTGAAGAGGTTGTGTCAGGTCCTCTGCGCACTGGGAAACCAGCTTTGTTCGTTAGTG GGTTCAGATGTAGAGGTTGAGGTACCTGCAAATCTCAGCAAATACATGGAAGCCATTTTAGCCTTTACTACACATTCCAGTCAG TTTTTGAAGTCGTCCACTCTGGCTACTTGGGGagctttattcagacatgagactCTGTCAAAAGAAGCGGTTGTTGTAGAGATGGCCGTCAAATACCTCAGAGCATCTATGACCAACCTAGTCAAG ACTGGGTTTCCATCTAAAAATGATAACCCAAGTTGTGAGTACTCCAGGGTGGACTTTGACAGTGACGAGGACTTCTACTCATTCTTTAATT cTTTCCGAGCGCAGCAGGGAGAGGTGGTGAGGACTGCATGTCGCATTGTTCCTCTGGAAGCTTTCCAGATAGCAGCAGAATGGTTGCAGTATCAGATCGCCAGCCCTATTGACACCGGGGATACCACAT CTAAGACTGCTGAGGGCCTGTGCTCCTTCCTGTCTCCGTCAGTGGTCCAGTGGGACGCAATGACTATCTTCATGGAGTGCATGGTCGCACAGATCTTCAGAAGCCTAGGGGAGGAG AAGTTGCCCATAGATCAGAGCATGGAGCTGCTGCAGGCCGTGCTGAACTACGAGACCAAAGACCCGCTCATCTTGTCCTGTGTACTCACCAACGTCTCTGCTCTGTTCCCGTTTGTCATACACAGACAGCACTTCTTGCCACAGGTCCTCTACAAG CTGTTTAAAGCCATCACGTTTGACGTCGGTCATGAAAATAAG GCACCTCGCACCCGAGCTGTCAAAAATGTGAGGAGGCACGCCTGTTCTTCCATCATCAAGATTTGCCGGGATTACCCACAGTTCATTTTG CcttgttttgacatgttttacaaTCATGTGAAGAAGCTGTTCTCCAATGACGCCACGCTGACTCACATGGAAAAATGTTCACTGATGGAAGCTCTGGTGCTCATCAGTAACCAGTTCAAAGACTTTGCCAAGCAGAAAGCCTTTTTAGATGAACTGATGGCCTCTGTGGTTGCAGACTGGACCTCAGAAGAGATGAGGCA TGTGCTGTGGGACCCTGTGGCGTTCCTGTCCTTTGTTGGAGCTGATCAGGTGGTCACTGAGCAGAGTAAAGATACAGACACAGCAGGCTTTAATAGAGGGCGG TTGAGTTTCTGCTTGTATGCCATGTTGGGCGTAGTGAAACGGGCACGTTGGCCTGCAGACCTGGAGGAAGCCAAGGCTGGGGGCTTTGTGGTGGGTTACACCCCAGCTGGAACTCCCATCTACAGAAACCCCTGTACCGCCCATTTCCTTCTCTTGCTGCCCAACCTGCTGGCTCTAATCAG GACTCACAACAGTCTGTTCTTGCCAGAGAACAGGGCTCGTCTGAGTGAGACCTTCTCCAGAGCCCACGAGGTGATGGATGCAGAGAAAAATGTGATTCTTG GTCTCTCTCAGCATCTCCTGGATATTCATGACACTCCTTTGTATAGATCCAACCTGGAGCGGATGCAGGGATTTTTCACCACATTGAATGACAACTG CTTCCATGTCTTGGGAAATGCAGGTCTGTCCCTACAGCAGGAATTCTACACCATTGAGAGGTTGGCTGAAGAAATAGCTGCCTCTGCTTTTGTCTCCCTCGACCATGTGCCTGACCACAGACTTCGTCCCATGATTC GTGTGTTTCTGAGGCAGTTGGTGCTATCATGTCCTCAGGAGTACTACGACAGTCTCCTCTGCCCCCTGCTGAGCCCTCTGTTCGCCTACATGCTGCAG AGTCTCAACATGAAGTGGCAGGTCATCAACCAGAGGACTTCTGTCAA tgatgaggaggaggtggtgtgCCATGACAGTCAGGTGACGCAGGAGATGTTGGAGGAGCAGCTGGTACGCCTGCTCACCAGGGAGGTGCTGGATCTTCTCA CTGTGAGCTGTATTTCAAGAAAAGTGCCTGAACCAGCAGCAAATAAGGAGGAAATCGATG AGGAAGACATGATGATGGATTCAGTGCAGACGGCGTCTACTGCACAGCCCACAGAGGAGCTGACTGAGCTGGGAAAATGCCTGATGAAACACGAG ACCATCTACATGAACCTGCTGACCCTTTCCTTCACCTCGCTGTCATGGAAGGACACAACTAACTGTCACCGAACTGCTTCCATGGTCTGCTGGACCCTTCTGCGGCAG gtcGTAGGGGGAAATCTTCTTCCTGAGGCGGTTACATGGTTCTATACCAGCGTTCTGAGGGGCCTTCAAGTTCATGGGCAGCACGAAGTCTGCAAATCCACCCTCTCTCAGCTGGCCATGCTCATCTATGAAAACCTG CGGCCTCGTTACATTGAGCTGAGAGCAGTGATGACCCAGATCCCAAACATCAATGTGGAGGCTCTGGACCAGTATGACCACAGGCTGATGGACCCCAATGCCCAGAACGTCGGagacaagaagaggaaagaCCAGTTCAAGAAGCTCATTGCAGGAACTATTGGG ACAGCTCTGTGCCAGCAGTTCAGGAAGGAGGTTCATATCCGGAATCTTCCATCGCTCTTTAAAAAGCCGAAGCCAGACAAGGATGTGCAGAAAAGCGAAGCACTGGGCCTGGCAGCTCTCTTCTCCCCGGAGAATAATACCCTGTAG
- the LOC122997039 gene encoding cystatin-like, with product MLVWFCIVVCASAGRFVTAGQVMVGQPHRVPANNTKVLTAARFAVVEFNRANAEDQFAYKIVKIKSAKIQVVAGINYILDVKLRRTMCKKSDTADSQQCVYHSEPKELQCLFIVTEISWEDSLVLAQKKCHLQNSAAK from the exons ATGTTGGTGTGGTTTTGTATTGTCGTTTGTGCTTCGGCCGGCCGGTTTGTGACGGCTGGACAAGTGATGGTGGGTCAGCCTCACCGTGTCCCAGCAAACAACACCAAAGTTTTGACGGCAGCACGGTTTGCTGTGGTTGAATTCAACAGAGCCAACGCTGAGGACCAGTTCGCTTACAAAATTGTGAAGATAAAATCGGCCAAAATTCAG GTTGTAGCGGGAATAAACTACATCCTGGATGTGAAGCTGAGACGTACAATGTGCAAGAAAAGCGACACGGCTGACAGTCAACAATGTGTTTACCACTCTGAACCCAAG GAGCTTCAGTGCCTCTTCATCGTTACAGAAATCTCCTGGGAAGATTCACTTGTACTTGCTCAAAAGAAGTGTCACCTACAAAACTCTGCTGCCAAGTAA